The Flavobacterium johnsoniae genomic sequence TCAGTTTTACGCGTGTACAAGGCAATTCCCATTGGGTCGCGTTGTGCTTCTCCTTCAAAAACAGGAATTCCGCCGTTATCAATTGGTTCTAAATCAGGTAAACTAAAAATTCTGATTTTATTTTCTTCACGTTCTGTAGTTACCGCAACGTCTACTTTTTTTCCGTCAATAATTAATCCGTAAGCGATATCAACATTATTTGGACGTTTAAGAGTAATTGATTTTTTAAGGATTTTTCCATTCAAATCAAAAGCATACAAACCGCCGTCTGTGTCTTTGTCTGTTCCAACAATAATACTTTTTGTAGCGTCTGCTGGATTAATCCAAATTGAAGGATCGTCTGTATCGTGAGGCAAAGCTTCTGTAACTGCAGTTGGTTTAACCGCATTTGGCTGAATTGGCGCTAATTTATCGTCTTTACAAGCTGTAAAAGAAATACTTAAAAGTAAAAGAGCAACTAATGATTTATTTTTCATTTGTGTTATATATTTTAATGCAATTAGACAGAGCGATTAAACTCTGTCTAATTTAAGAATTTTTAAAAGTCGTATGTTACAAGTCTAATTTCAATCCGAAGTTGTAACGAGCTTGGTAATATTCAGCTTGTTTTGTATGTGCTGCAACTCCTTGGTAATAACGTAACGGTTGGTTTGTTAAGTTGTTAGCTTCAGCAAAAACTCGTAATTGTTTTGTAATTTTATAAGAAGCATTTGCATCTAAGAAAAACTGCTTGTCGTAAAAACTATCTTTATAAGACTCAGAACCTAATTCATCTAAATAATCAGATGTAAAGTTTGTAGAGATTCTTGCAGAAAAACGTTTGTTTTCCCAAGATAAAGATCCGTTAAACATGTGTGGTGCAGTACCTGGAAGACTAATGTTGTTTCTTTCATTTCCATCTTCATCGGCAATTCCGCTTGCTTTAGATTTTGTGTAAGTATAGTTCAAGTAGATACCAAAACCTTTTAAGAATTTACCTGGCAAGAAATCTAACTGACGTTGTAGAGCAACTTCAAATCCGTAAACATTAACATTGTCTCCGTTTCTTGACTGTAAGAAAGACCAGTTTTCTCCCGCTGGAATTGGGTTTGACTGATTTGGAAAATCTGCAGCAAATTTCGCATCAGTATATTGATTGTCGCTGTAGTTGTAAATGAAATCATTTAATCTTTTGTAGAAAACACCTCCAGAAATTAAACCAACAGATTTGAAATAGTTCTCTGCCATGAAATCATAGTTATATGCATATGTAGCTTTAAGACCTGGATTTCCAGCTGTAATTTCTTTATCTGCAGCAATATTGTTTACGTAAGGCGCTAGTGCATAATAGTTTGGTCTAGCCAAAGCTGTTGTAGCTGCAGCTCTTAAAATTAAATCTTTTGTAGCATTGTATTGAAATGAAATACTTGGCAATACATTTGTGTATGAGTTTGTATTGTTGATTTTGCTTTCTAATTCTTCCTCGTCTAATACGCGGTTTCCTGTATAATCAATATGAGTATTTTCAACACGAACTCCCATTACCATTGAAAGTTTGTCATTAAAATCCTGATCCCATCTTACGTAAGCAGCAGAAATTCTTTCTTTAGCATTATAGTTTACTGCTAAATATTCAGCTGGATCTGTTTCTTTTTCAAATAAAGAAGCGTTGTTTAAATCTAAACCTCCTAAATAATTTGCCGAAGCAAAAGTTCCAGGTACATATTGACTTCCAGGGTTAAAACCTTGTCCGTCAAAATAACTTGTTGGAACTTGTGATAAGAATTCCATATCATTGTTTAATGGAGTATAAGAATAGAACATATTGTTTCTTTCTTTTTCTTTCAAACGAAGTCTAAGACCAGTTCTCAATCTTCCTTTTTCTCCAGCAATTACAGAGAATGGAAAACGGATGTTTACTTTAGCTCCAAATTCACTTTCGCTAGTTTCGTCTGTATTTTCAGTAACAGAGTCAAATTCGAATTGATCAAGGGCTTCTCCAGCAGTTGTCATTAAAGGAAATCTTGGGTTAGATAAATCCTGAAACATTTCTAAACCAGTTTGACGGTATTCGATGTAACGCTCACCCGGACGGTATTCTCTAGCTTTTGCATAGTTTGCAGACCAATCCAAATCTAAAGTAGAATTGATTAAATGTTCTCCGCGAAGAGAATAATTCTGAACTCTTTGATCTTCTAATCTTCTGTTTTTGTTTCTGTTATTATCTAAACCACCTTTTGTCTGACGTTTTACACGACCTTCAAAACCTGTGATTTCTTCGCCATTGTAAATAGGCTCAATATCATCATAAGTAGTTCTGAAACGATTTTCTCTATCGTCTCTCCAGTTGTAGATGGCATTACCAAAAATCGTATTGTTTTCGTTGAATTTATAATCTAAAGCAATAGATCCGCTTCGACGAATACGCTGTACATCATATTTTCTAATTTCTGAAGCTTGTAAATATTCATTTCCGAAATCATCTTTTACCCATTCGTTTTCGATGTTATCAGAACCATAATCTACATTGTTGTAAGAACCGCTCACAACAACTCCTAATTTGTTGTCGATAAAACGATTACCGTAAACGAAACCAGCAGTATAAGAAGCGTGATCGCGAATTGGTAAATATCCTCCCGCAAGAGTTGCAGAAATTCTTTCTCCGTTTGGAGTTGCTCTTGTAATTAAGTTTACAGAACCTCCAATCGCATCAGCATCCATGTCAGAAGTAAGCGTTTTATTTACTTCGATTGTAGAAATCATATCAGAAGGAATTAAGTCCATTTGTACGTTTCTGTTGTCTCCTTCAGCAGATGGAATACGGTCACCATTTAAAGTTACAGAGTTTAAAGACGGAGCCAAACCTCTAATAATAATGTTACGAGCTTCACCTTGGTCATTTTGCATTGTGATACCAGGAACACGTTTCAAAGCATCTCCAACGTTAGCATCTGGGAAACGTCCCATTTGATCAGAAGAAATTACGTTTCCGATATTTTTGTTGTTTTTTTGCTGATTCAAAGCTTTTGCCTGACCTTTTAAGATGTCTCCAACAACAACTTCTTTCAGTTCGTTTTCAGAAGCTTTCAAGGCAAAATCAATTACGTTGTTTTTTCCTTGTTCAACTTTTATCTCTTGAGTTAAAGTAGTATATCCAATATATTTTACTTCAACTTTGTAAGTTCCTTCATTAATATTTAATAATTCGAAACGACCGTTATAATCAGAAACGGTGTATTTTTTCTCTCCTACAATTTGAACCATAGCTCCAGGCAGAGGAAGTTTGTCATCAGCGTCTAATATCTTTCCAGATATAATCGCTTTCTGGGCAAAACCTGTAAAGGCGAATAAAAAGAATGCGGTTAATAAATAAAATTTTTTCATTGTGTGTGTTTAGTTTGATTTTTCGTTTGCGAAGCTAGAACCCTATTATTACTAAACTCTTGAAAAAAAATTAACATAGTGTTATGATTAAGCGCTTGATGTTAGTATTTATTAATCTTTAAATAACATCAAAACCATCAAATAATTGATTCCCAACGAAAAGAAAAATAATATTTTAATTGTAATTGAAAATTTGGCGTTAAATTTGCCGTATCACACGAGCCCGTAGGGCGAACTGACGAAGTAATCATCAATCAAAAATCATCAATCATGTTAAAACAATTTTTTATCCTATGTTCAGGAGTCGACCGAGATCTCTTGAAAGACTGTTCAGAAGGCGAACAAACCAAATATGTTGGTATTGGCGCTACAGTATTCTTTACAGCAGTTATGGCTTTTCTAGCCAGTGCTTATGCGCTTTTTACTGTTTTCGATTCTATTTATCCCGCTTTAATTTTCGGATTTGTTTGGAGTTTATTGATTTTTAATCTTGACCGTTTTATCGTTTCTACGATTAAGAAAAGAGATCGTTTTATGGACGAATTTCTGCAAGCGACTCCTCGTATTATATTGGCAGTTATTATTGCAATTGTAATTTCTAAACCTTTGGAAATTAAAATCTTCGAAAAAGAAATCAATACCGTTTTGTTGAAAGAAAAAAACGAAATGGAATTAGCGAATAAAAAGCAAATCGGAACGTATTTTAAAACAGATTTAGATAAAAATAAAGCAGAAATCGCAGCTCTTAAAGCGGATATTGTAAAGAAAGAAAAAGAAGTAAACGCTTTATATTCAACTTATATTACAGAAGCAGAAGGAACGGCTGGAACTAAAAAACTTGGAAAAGGCCCAGTTTATAAAGAAAAACGCGAGAAACACGACGCAGCTTTAAAAGAATTCGAAACGCTGAAAAAAGCCAACGAAGCCAAAATTGCCGAAAAGGAAAAAGCAGGCGTTCAGCTTCAAGCCGATTTAGATAAAAAAGTTTCACAGACACAACCTATCATAGAAGGTTTCGACGGACTTATGGCGCGTATCAATGCCTTGAACAAACTGCCTTGGCTTCCGTCATTTTTTATTATGCTGTTGTTTCTAGCAATAGAAACTTCTCCAATTATTGCCAAATTATTAGCTCCAAAAGGAGAATTCGATTTCAAACAAGAAGAAGCCGAAACCGCAATGAAAGCTACTTTATCGCAAAATAAATACCAACGCGATTTATTAGTGAAAACAAGCGCCGAAATGCACGACAAAGTATACGCCGATATTGCAGAAGATAAAGGTTTATTCGATTTACAACGAAAGAATGCAAAAGAACTTCTGGAATTGCAATCTCATAAATTTGTAGAAAAACAGAAAGCGACACTTTAGTTTATTTAACCGCAGAGAACGCAAAGGCATTCGCAAAGTTTTTATAAAAGAAAACCATCAGTTTATAGCTGATGGTTTTTTCTTTGTGAACTTTGCGTAAAATCCTTGCGTTCTTTGCGGTTAGATTATTACATATAACTTAAAATTTCTTTTTTGTAAGTATCATATTCTCCTTGCATGATTAAACCATTGTCAAGAAGTTTTTTGTAATTCTGTAATTTATCAAAAAGTTCTTCTTTAGATAAATCGCTTAATTTACGCTCTCCAGTTGGTTGTGTCGGAAGCGGTTCATATGTTTCTGTAACAACTGGCGCTGCAGGTAAAATTTCAGCAAAGCTTGTAACTTCTTCCGTTTCTACTTCCTCGATTTCATCTTCGAATTCTGGTTCTGCTTCTTCAATAATTTCTTGAATTGGCGTTGCAGTCTGAACTGGATTTTTTAATAAATCTAATTGTTCTTTAGCGTAAGTATAAATTTTTCTAGCCTGAATTTTCGGAATATAATCGATTGAAACAGCTAAATCAGTTTTAGTGCCAAATGAAAATTCAGAACCTAAAATGTTTTCTTTTACAAAAGTGCTTGCAATATCATCCCAAGTATAATCTGTAAAATCCATAGAAAGACCTAAATTTTTAGGTTTACAGATAATGATACGCTTGTTTGTTAATACAATGCTGTCTGGAAAAACTGTAATGGCAGGTTTTTTTTGAACTGCGATGTACCCAACTTCTTCACCTTTCATCAATAAATCGTTAAGTTTTGAAGTGATTTTTTCAATCGCTTTTGGATCTTGTTCTTCGTTAAGAAATTTTTTAAATTGTTCTTTCATCTTTTAAGGTTCTAAGTTACTATCCCGAAGCCTCGGGACTAAGTCGCTGAGTTTTTTACTAACGCTACAAATGTAATGCCTAATTTTCTAATTCGATAATTTCATTTTGAATTTTCTTTGTCAAACTTTTGAAAACCAATTCATACGAATGATCGATCAATTCCTTGATAAATTTCAAAGGTAAATTTCCATTTAAAGCAACCGTATTCCAATGCACTTTACTCATATGAAATCCAGGTTGTATTTCGTCATATTCGGCTCTGAGTTCTTGTGCGCGGTCTGGATCGCATTTTAAATTGACCGATTGCTCGTTCTTTTCCCATTGAGAAAGGGAAGACAAAGCAAACATTTTTCCGCCTACTTTAAAAACCAAAGTATCTTCATCAAAAGGAAAATGTTCGCTAACACCTTTTTTAGAAAGACAATATTCGTAAAACGTTTCTAAATTCATATTATAAAAGTTGTTATTCAACACGAATTACACAAAATTTACTAATTGGATTGTTTCGTGTCAATTAGCTAAATTAGTGTTTATTAACTATTTTTTCCATCATCTTTTCAGGATGATTCAGTTTTGTAAATCCGAATTTCTCATATAAAAAATGCGCATCGGTTGTTGCCAATCTCCAGATTTTTACTTGTTGCAGTTGAGGTTCCTTCATCATCGTTTCAATTAAAATCGACGAATATCCTTTTCCACGATATTTTTCATCAATAAAAACATCCATTAAATAAGCAAAAACTACATAATCGGTTATGACACGCGCAACGCCAATTTGCTTGTCATCCAAATAAATTCCAAAACAAACTGAAGCATCAATAGTTGTTTGCACTTCTTCAATAGTTCGTCCCGCCGCCCAATAAATGTCTTTTAAAAAGTTTTGTATAAAAGGAACGTCAAGTTTGGTTTTATCTGTTGAAACACTAATCATATTGTTTAGTTTTTTTTGCCACAAATTGCACAAATTTTCACAAATTATTTTGTAGAGATAAAAGTTTACAAATGATTAAATCTTTGACAATCATCTTAATCTGTGGCAAAATGAAAAAGGAATTTGTGAGAATTTGTGTAATTTGTGGTTAACTTTAAATCTTATATAAAATCGGTTTTGATGGGCTTGCATCATTTTCAAACGAAGCGATTTGAAGATTTAGTATATAATTTCCATCTTCAATTTCGTCTGAAACATAAATCATTTCGGTAATTGTTGCATTTAATCTTGCGTCAGAATTTAGATTATGCGTGTCTTTTACATTCCAAAACGCTTTATGTGCCAATAATTTCCCTTCGTCATGTTCTTTATCAACACTTGGTAAATCGATCAATAAATGCTGAATTTCGCTTTCGCGGATGAAAATCGCAGCGTCTTCAGATAAATACGGAGGATTTGTATTAGAGTATTTTCTTGATTTTTTTTCGTTTTGATTTGGAAGAGTCCGAATTATTAGCGCTTCGTTTGTCACGCTGAGCGATCCCGAAGCCTCGGGAGAAGTGCTCAAAGCATTTTCAATTAATTCTTTTGTAATCACAAAATCATCATCAATTTTATCAGGTTCAACCGTAATCAATTTTGCAAAAAAGAAAAACTGTTTCAACGATTGATTAATACTATAAAAATCATTCGTAATATGTCCTAAACATTCCGTGTGCGTTCCATGCCCATGCGGGTTGAAGAAAATATTATTAAAATTTGTAGATGATTTTCCTTCCGAAACTTTTCCAATCCAATCACCAAAAACTACAGGTTCAATTACTGGTTTTTCAATATACCAAGCAATCGGATTTTCGTCTGTGTTTGTTAAAGGAATAGAAATATCAATAGGTTTTGATAAGTCGATTTCGAAGTTGTTGATTTTTGCTATCATGTTGATTTAACCGCAAGGTTCGCTAAGTTTTACGCAAAGGGCGCTAGGATTTTTTTAAAGATTGTTTGCTATTCTTTTAACTCCATGTTTTAATAATGCGACATTAAAATTCATCAATAATCCTAGTTTGCAATTTGTTAGTTTTAAGTAAGTCAATAGTTGTGCAAAATGTACATCATTTAAACAATCAACCGCTTTGATTTCCAAAATTAGTTTATTTTCTACTAAAATATCTAATCGATAACCAACATCTAGTTTTACTTCTTCGTAGATTAAAGGTAGGGCTTTTTGTTTTTCAACAAATAAACCAAGTTTTCTTAATTCATAAAAGAGACATTCTTCGTAAGCACTTTCTAAAAGTCCAGGTCCTAAAGTTTGATGAACCTTCAAAGCCGAATGAAACACAATACGTGATAAATCATTTTCTGACATGAGTAATTAATTATAAAAACTCAAATCTACGGTTTAATTCTATTTATTATGGATTTATTCTTACAAAAAAACAATAGCGTTCTTTGCGTAAAACTTAGCGAACCTTGCGGTTAAACCTCAGAATCTAGATAAAATAAATCTGAAGCAATTCCATCCGTTAAAAATTTTCCTTTTGGAGTTGGTTTTAGAATGTTGTTTTCGATTGAAAGCAAATCGTCGTTTAAGAACTTTTGAGATTGTTCTAATAAATAATTCAAATATTCAGAACCGAATTCTTTTTCAATTCTTTCTAAAGAAACACCCCAAATCGTTCGTAAACCTGTCATAATATATTCGTTGTAACGATCTGAAATAGTCAATGTTTCCGTTTCAATTGGAAGTTCATTGTTCTGAATCGCTTTTAAATACAATGAATTATTAGCGATATTCCAACCTCTTTTTACACCGTCATAACTATGAGCCGAAGGTCCAATTCCGATATATTTTTTGCCTAACCAGTAAGCCGAATTATTTTTAGAGAAATAATTTTCTTTACCAAAATTCGATAATTCGTAATGAATAAAATCGTTTTTCTGAAGCATTTCAACCAAAATCATAAAATGATTCGAGGCTACTTCATCTTGAAGTTCAGCAACTTTTCCTGTTTGAATTAATTTACTTAAAGCAGTTTTTGGTTCAACCGTCAAAGCATAACTCGAAATATGCGGAATGCCGAAATCTAAAGCCGTTTGAATATTTTGTTTCCACATTTCATCGGTCATTAGCGGAATTCCGTAAATCAAATCGAGCGAAATATTATCAAAATACTTTGTCGCTTCTTCCAGACATTTTTTGGCTTCGGCCGAATTATGCGCGCGATTCATCATCTTCAAATCATCTTCATAAAAAGACTGAATTCCAATGCTTAATCTGTTTATCGGACTTTTAGATAATTCCAGAATTCGTTCAGCAGACAAATCATCTGGATTTGCTTCGAGCGTAATTTCTGGATTTTCTACAACTTTATAATTCTTATAAACTTCAGAAATTAAAAAGTTTATTTCATCATTTGATAAAACCGAAGGAGTTCCGCCTCCAAAGTATATCGTTTCAATGATATTGTCATCCTGAGCGGAGTCGAAGGGTTTACGCATGCCAATTTCTTTAGCCAAAGCCAAAACCATTTCGTCTTTCTTTTTCATCGAAGTAGAAAAATGAAAGTCGCAATAATGACAAGCTTGCTTGCAAAAAGGGATATGGATGTAGATACCGCTCATTTTTTAGTGTTCAGTTTTCAGTCTCAGTTTTCAGTCTCAGCTACGATTGAAAACTGAGACTGAAAACTATTTTTTTACCCGTTCCTCATTCTGTTTCACAAAAGCATCCCAACCCGAATAACTTTTTCCTGCAACAATTTTTCCGGAATTAAAATGATGACAAACCGCTGCAGCTAAACCATCTGTAGAGTCGAGATTTTTAGGTAATTCTTTTAAACCTAAAAGCTGTTGAAGCATTTTAGCAACCTGTTCTTTGCTGGCATTACCGTTTCCGGTAATCGCCATTTTTATCTTTTTAGGTTCGTATTCTGTAATAGGAATTCCTCTAGAAAGTCCCGCAGCCATGGCAACACCTTGCGCGCGACCAAGCTTTAACATCGATTGTACGTTTTTGCCAAAGAAAGGCGCTTCAATCGCAATTTCGTCTGGACAATGCGTTTCGATTAATTCGATTGTTCTTTCAAAAATGATTCTTAGTTTTTGGTAATGATTATCGTATTTGGAAAGTTGCAGTTCGTTTAATTGCAAAAATTCCATTTTTTTATTGGTTACTTTAATCAAACCAAAACCCATAATTGTGGTTCCAGGGTCAATGCCTAATATGATGCGTTCTTGTGTCAAGAGAGTTTTTGTTTCAAGTTTTTTTGTTTCAAGTTTCAAGTTCTGAAAAATGAAACGATTCATTTTCTCATTTTCAAATTGCCACATTCTCAAATTCAATTACTTTTGCGGCATGATTTCAATTCCTCACAAAGCTAAGCAATTCCTTGTTCTTCTGATCAAACTTTTGATTGTTGCAGGTGCATTTTATTTTATTTACAATCAGCTGGCAAATAACGATAAGTTGGACTGGAATAAGTTCATTGTTTTGTTTCAAAAAAACCAATCGGTTTTAGGAGTTGGCTTTATTCTGCTTTTGAGCGTTTTGAATCGATATTTTGAGATTTTAAAATGGCAGAATTTGGCGCAAGTAATTCATAAAATATCGGTTTACGAAGCTACAAAACAGGTTTTAGCCGCTTTAACAGCAGGAATTTTCACACCAAATGGAGTAGGAGAGTACGCA encodes the following:
- a CDS encoding MmcQ/YjbR family DNA-binding protein, with amino-acid sequence MNLETFYEYCLSKKGVSEHFPFDEDTLVFKVGGKMFALSSLSQWEKNEQSVNLKCDPDRAQELRAEYDEIQPGFHMSKVHWNTVALNGNLPLKFIKELIDHSYELVFKSLTKKIQNEIIELEN
- a CDS encoding GxxExxY protein, translated to MSENDLSRIVFHSALKVHQTLGPGLLESAYEECLFYELRKLGLFVEKQKALPLIYEEVKLDVGYRLDILVENKLILEIKAVDCLNDVHFAQLLTYLKLTNCKLGLLMNFNVALLKHGVKRIANNL
- a CDS encoding DUF4407 domain-containing protein; this translates as MLKQFFILCSGVDRDLLKDCSEGEQTKYVGIGATVFFTAVMAFLASAYALFTVFDSIYPALIFGFVWSLLIFNLDRFIVSTIKKRDRFMDEFLQATPRIILAVIIAIVISKPLEIKIFEKEINTVLLKEKNEMELANKKQIGTYFKTDLDKNKAEIAALKADIVKKEKEVNALYSTYITEAEGTAGTKKLGKGPVYKEKREKHDAALKEFETLKKANEAKIAEKEKAGVQLQADLDKKVSQTQPIIEGFDGLMARINALNKLPWLPSFFIMLLFLAIETSPIIAKLLAPKGEFDFKQEEAETAMKATLSQNKYQRDLLVKTSAEMHDKVYADIAEDKGLFDLQRKNAKELLELQSHKFVEKQKATL
- the hemW gene encoding radical SAM family heme chaperone HemW, whose protein sequence is MSGIYIHIPFCKQACHYCDFHFSTSMKKKDEMVLALAKEIGMRKPFDSAQDDNIIETIYFGGGTPSVLSNDEINFLISEVYKNYKVVENPEITLEANPDDLSAERILELSKSPINRLSIGIQSFYEDDLKMMNRAHNSAEAKKCLEEATKYFDNISLDLIYGIPLMTDEMWKQNIQTALDFGIPHISSYALTVEPKTALSKLIQTGKVAELQDEVASNHFMILVEMLQKNDFIHYELSNFGKENYFSKNNSAYWLGKKYIGIGPSAHSYDGVKRGWNIANNSLYLKAIQNNELPIETETLTISDRYNEYIMTGLRTIWGVSLERIEKEFGSEYLNYLLEQSQKFLNDDLLSIENNILKPTPKGKFLTDGIASDLFYLDSEV
- a CDS encoding TonB-dependent receptor — protein: MKKFYLLTAFFLFAFTGFAQKAIISGKILDADDKLPLPGAMVQIVGEKKYTVSDYNGRFELLNINEGTYKVEVKYIGYTTLTQEIKVEQGKNNVIDFALKASENELKEVVVGDILKGQAKALNQQKNNKNIGNVISSDQMGRFPDANVGDALKRVPGITMQNDQGEARNIIIRGLAPSLNSVTLNGDRIPSAEGDNRNVQMDLIPSDMISTIEVNKTLTSDMDADAIGGSVNLITRATPNGERISATLAGGYLPIRDHASYTAGFVYGNRFIDNKLGVVVSGSYNNVDYGSDNIENEWVKDDFGNEYLQASEIRKYDVQRIRRSGSIALDYKFNENNTIFGNAIYNWRDDRENRFRTTYDDIEPIYNGEEITGFEGRVKRQTKGGLDNNRNKNRRLEDQRVQNYSLRGEHLINSTLDLDWSANYAKAREYRPGERYIEYRQTGLEMFQDLSNPRFPLMTTAGEALDQFEFDSVTENTDETSESEFGAKVNIRFPFSVIAGEKGRLRTGLRLRLKEKERNNMFYSYTPLNNDMEFLSQVPTSYFDGQGFNPGSQYVPGTFASANYLGGLDLNNASLFEKETDPAEYLAVNYNAKERISAAYVRWDQDFNDKLSMVMGVRVENTHIDYTGNRVLDEEELESKINNTNSYTNVLPSISFQYNATKDLILRAAATTALARPNYYALAPYVNNIAADKEITAGNPGLKATYAYNYDFMAENYFKSVGLISGGVFYKRLNDFIYNYSDNQYTDAKFAADFPNQSNPIPAGENWSFLQSRNGDNVNVYGFEVALQRQLDFLPGKFLKGFGIYLNYTYTKSKASGIADEDGNERNNISLPGTAPHMFNGSLSWENKRFSARISTNFTSDYLDELGSESYKDSFYDKQFFLDANASYKITKQLRVFAEANNLTNQPLRYYQGVAAHTKQAEYYQARYNFGLKLDL
- the ruvC gene encoding crossover junction endodeoxyribonuclease RuvC, translating into MTQERIILGIDPGTTIMGFGLIKVTNKKMEFLQLNELQLSKYDNHYQKLRIIFERTIELIETHCPDEIAIEAPFFGKNVQSMLKLGRAQGVAMAAGLSRGIPITEYEPKKIKMAITGNGNASKEQVAKMLQQLLGLKELPKNLDSTDGLAAAVCHHFNSGKIVAGKSYSGWDAFVKQNEERVKK
- a CDS encoding PH domain-containing protein, which produces MKEQFKKFLNEEQDPKAIEKITSKLNDLLMKGEEVGYIAVQKKPAITVFPDSIVLTNKRIIICKPKNLGLSMDFTDYTWDDIASTFVKENILGSEFSFGTKTDLAVSIDYIPKIQARKIYTYAKEQLDLLKNPVQTATPIQEIIEEAEPEFEDEIEEVETEEVTSFAEILPAAPVVTETYEPLPTQPTGERKLSDLSKEELFDKLQNYKKLLDNGLIMQGEYDTYKKEILSYM
- a CDS encoding GNAT family N-acetyltransferase; this encodes MISVSTDKTKLDVPFIQNFLKDIYWAAGRTIEEVQTTIDASVCFGIYLDDKQIGVARVITDYVVFAYLMDVFIDEKYRGKGYSSILIETMMKEPQLQQVKIWRLATTDAHFLYEKFGFTKLNHPEKMMEKIVNKH
- a CDS encoding cyclase family protein; this translates as MIAKINNFEIDLSKPIDISIPLTNTDENPIAWYIEKPVIEPVVFGDWIGKVSEGKSSTNFNNIFFNPHGHGTHTECLGHITNDFYSINQSLKQFFFFAKLITVEPDKIDDDFVITKELIENALSTSPEASGSLSVTNEALIIRTLPNQNEKKSRKYSNTNPPYLSEDAAIFIRESEIQHLLIDLPSVDKEHDEGKLLAHKAFWNVKDTHNLNSDARLNATITEMIYVSDEIEDGNYILNLQIASFENDASPSKPILYKI